Within the Plasmodium coatneyi strain Hackeri chromosome 6, complete sequence genome, the region CACCgcggtggaagaaaaaacaaaaaagaccCACAGACGTATCCCCTGCAGAGGTACACACAAACCGTTGCATGCACACACGTGTGAAACCATTCCCTGAAACACATACACCATTTAGCCATAATGATAACAATCCAAGGCATCACAAGCCGGTACACACGATGCAACACAAGTCGTGACGCAGTGCCGATGAAAAGGTGCAGACTCGAGGCCCTATTGGGGCGTCactgggaaaaaagaaaatatcatgaaaaaatatgtacgaATAAGGAACGAAAAGTgggaaatgagaaaaaaggtTTTTTCAGTTGTTCCAATGTTCAAATGACACCGGCTGTAAGAATGAAGAGGGTGAATACAAACACCGTCATACACTTCTCAAGTGATAGTAAAAATGAATCAAACTTGTACTTAGATAATTAtgccaaaataaaaaaatacatcaaCAGTATCGATAACGAAGAATCCGTTATTATGACaattttaaaggagaaaacgtATGACTGTATACAGAAGACgcgagaaaaattaaaagcaaTTATGCACACGTACCCAAACACCCCCATCTCGATTTGTACCCCAAATAATGTTATTGGGGGACTGAGGAACACCATTACGTTAATCACCGATACATctattttggaaaaaagaaaaggaattttatTTAGAGGGAGAACTGtagataaaattttaaaagactTTCCAAAGTGGGATGAAAACTGTGAATACCCTATGGCAGAAGCTATGCTTTGGTATTTATTAACAAAAGAAATACCAGCAGTTGATGATTTGAAGCTTTTCTCAAGGGAGTTATACTGTAGAGCTAAAAAAATGCCATCGTTCGTTTTTGAATTTATAGATAGCATTCCTACATTCACACATCCAATGAGTCAGTTAGTGTCTACCGTTTCGTTCCTCGAATCTTTGTCTTTATTTAAGATAAAGTATTCTGAGggtatattaaaaaaggattaCTGGAAATATATTCTGGAAGACGCTGTTTCTTTAATTGCACAGATCCAagttgtgtgtgcatatatttttaaaagatctTTTATagataataatataaaaaaaggggaagggatgAACCTAGATATTGATTTTGATTGGTCAGctaattttgcaaaattaatTGGCTTTGAAAATAACGAAGTAAAGGATTTGTTAAGACTATACTTTCTTCTACATAGTGATCACGAGGGGGGAAATGCAAGTGCCCATGTATCTCATTTGATTGGAAGTACCTTAGGAAATCCCTACTTATCTTTTTCTGGATGTGCTATTGCCTTATCAGGACCTTTACATGGATTAGCTAATCAAGAATGTTTGAAATTTCTGTTggatataaaaaaacaactcGATGGTAAGGAACTAACTTATGGATTTATTGAAAAGTATGCCAAAGATTATCTCAATTCTGGAAGAGTTATCCCTGGATATGGCCATGCTGTGTTGAGAGTCCCTGATCCTCGTTTCTTGGCCCTTCGAAATTTTGCCTTAGCACATTTTCCAAATGATCCCATAGTACAAATATTAGAAATGTGCTATAAAGTAATACCAGGAATTCTGTCTGCCACTGGGAAGGTCAAAAATCCGTACCCAAATGTCGATTGCTATAGTGGTTCCCTCCTGCACCATTACGGTATTAAATATCCTGAATATTACACTGTCCTCTTTGCGCTTTCTAGAGCCATCGGGGTAATGTCCCAGTTGGTGCTATCTAGGGGGTTAATGTACCCATTAGAACGGCCCAAATCGGTGGACGTGCACAATTTGAGGAAAATATGCGAAAAGAATTATGTTAAAATTGAGGAATTCGAGTAGGACCTATTTACAGGGCGAGCATTTAATCCTAGACTGCACACATGTATTGGTGTAGGTGATGGGGGGGGTATAGTTCCCCTTCCTAATTCCCAATCGGAGTACCTCTTAGGGAACGATTAAGCGCATCACacgtacatgtacatacatacatatatatatgcttgtATGCTTACACCCTTTTGCTACACCACCATTTGAGGTGAAATAAACAGACGGAGAACTCCCTCCAAGTTCATTCCCTTAAAGGGAGCGCAccttttatgtttttaatttattcgAATGAAATGCTGCCCCGAACGGACTTTCTTCACACGTCCCAGCGatgcaaaattttcttcttccccgaATGATTAAAATGGTGAGTCATATCATAACAGTAATGTGCTttaaaacaacaaaaaaaaaattatccctttggttatttttaaatgtcTCCATGAATGACTTTACTTTCATGGCGCGAAATGACGTTCAACAGGGGGAGGACGAAAAAATCGTCACAGAAAGAAGGCTATTAATTTTGATGCACTTTGACATGGCCTTTTCcatgttcacattttttttatttggatTAAGCTTGGGCATAATGATCCACTCATTAGAAAGACAGTGCGccttaaaaatgaacataaagGACCAAGGTAAAGACATTCGACGCGTTTATCTAATTTATGCAGGAACAAGAGCGCACATAAATGGTGCAGACAAAAGTAGCACTCGTTAGGATCCACCCCCTCCGTGTACTCTCAGTTATCCACAAATGTTAGTGAACATTTGGAAATCCCCCAATGGTACGTTTTTTGGTGGCATTATTGCGTCATCGACGTAAATtccacaaaaaggaaaacacagATCAGTTCTTTCTGTGTGTCTTCTTAGCTTTGCACATTCAAAGTAAAGCTTCGTACCAGTTAGTAgattattcttccttatttttgaAGAGTTAATCTATGCAGCGAGAAATACAACGGGGTTAAAGGTTTGCAAGATACAACAATTTGGTGTTTATTAATAAATGCACTGCATATTTTATGCCCATGCGACAGAAGTGTTTTCACACGGGGTAGTGTGCATGCGCGTCCAGCGCTAAACGGCCAAGGGGGTTCTGCCTTACGTCTTCACAAGATCGGCATGTGTATGCGTATGgatatgcacatacacggctatattccttccttttttcgaaCGGAAGAAGCACACGTATATAAAGCGGTGGTGCAGGCCAACCTAATTCCACTtcgttcttttatttatgcccctttttatgagtttttttttttttctctctctctcCTGCGCTGAGTGGTATCCTTTGTGCATTGCCTTAAGAGATATTATTTAACCCTATAACAacgtttttaaattttgtaaatttcttACACCTCCAATTAGCGCGCAAGAGTTGCCCCCAGGGTGTCATGCAATTAAATAAAGCGTAGTCATCCGTAAAAATGCAAgcaaatgtacatgtatgcatatgtaatgtGCCCTTTGTACGTTCTGTATGCAAATATATGTTTGCATATGTCAATGAATACACCAATTCTGAATTGAAGTGATTCTCGCCCTAGCTGATAAATCGAACTTGTCGCCAAGCACAAACGTAGATACAACACAACCGCgatttattgttcc harbors:
- a CDS encoding Citrate synthase, which codes for MTPAVRMKRVNTNTVIHFSSDSKNESNLYLDNYAKIKKYINSIDNEESVIMTILKEKTYDCIQKTREKLKAIMHTYPNTPISICTPNNVIGGLRNTITLITDTSILEKRKGILFRGRTVDKILKDFPKWDENCEYPMAEAMLWYLLTKEIPAVDDLKLFSRELYCRAKKMPSFVFEFIDSIPTFTHPMSQLVSTVSFLESLSLFKIKYSEGILKKDYWKYILEDAVSLIAQIQVVCAYIFKRSFIDNNIKKGEGMNLDIDFDWSANFAKLIGFENNEVKDLLRLYFLLHSDHEGGNASAHVSHLIGSTLGNPYLSFSGCAIALSGPLHGLANQECLKFLLDIKKQLDGKELTYGFIEKYAKDYLNSGRVIPGYGHAVLRVPDPRFLALRNFALAHFPNDPIVQILEMCYKVIPGILSATGKVKNPYPNVDCYSGSLLHHYGIKYPEYYTVLFALSRAIGVMSQLVLSRGLMYPLERPKSVDVHNLRKICEKNYVKIEEFE